The following are encoded in a window of Bradyrhizobium guangdongense genomic DNA:
- a CDS encoding response regulator transcription factor, whose amino-acid sequence MITDPKKRDVALVVDDSPETLRLLTDALDGAGMTVMVALDGVSAMRIVDQITPDIVLLDAVMPGMDGFETCKRLKRDAGLDGVPIIFMTGLAETEHIVRGLEAGGVDYVTKPIAIKEMLARIRVHLANARLTQSARAAHDVSGRYLLAVDDAGKIKWATPQAQKLLADALAVDADHDLVLPHPIPQWINQVQTGKAGSKTASMSADSELLRLQYVGKLGPNEFLLRLAKDTSAESPAEFPRELGLTAREGEVLSWLAKGKTNRDIAQILGLSPRTVDKHLEQIYSKLGVENRTAAAAIAVNANRRNT is encoded by the coding sequence ATGATCACTGATCCCAAGAAGCGCGACGTCGCCCTCGTCGTCGACGACTCTCCCGAGACGCTGCGGCTCCTCACCGATGCGCTCGACGGCGCGGGCATGACCGTCATGGTCGCACTCGACGGCGTGTCCGCAATGCGGATCGTCGACCAGATCACGCCCGACATCGTGCTGCTCGATGCCGTGATGCCCGGCATGGACGGATTCGAGACCTGCAAGCGGCTCAAACGCGATGCCGGCCTCGACGGCGTGCCGATCATCTTCATGACGGGCCTTGCCGAGACCGAGCACATCGTGCGCGGACTGGAAGCCGGCGGCGTCGACTATGTGACGAAGCCGATCGCGATCAAGGAGATGCTGGCGCGCATTCGCGTCCACCTTGCCAACGCGCGACTGACCCAGAGTGCCCGCGCAGCGCACGACGTTTCCGGCCGCTATCTGCTCGCGGTGGATGATGCCGGCAAGATCAAATGGGCCACGCCGCAGGCGCAGAAGCTGCTCGCAGATGCGCTCGCGGTCGACGCCGATCATGACCTGGTGCTGCCCCACCCGATCCCGCAATGGATCAATCAGGTCCAAACAGGCAAAGCCGGATCGAAGACGGCCTCGATGTCCGCAGACAGCGAGCTGCTGCGACTGCAATACGTCGGCAAGCTCGGCCCGAACGAATTCCTGTTGCGGCTGGCGAAAGATACGAGCGCGGAGTCGCCGGCGGAATTCCCCCGCGAACTCGGGTTGACCGCGCGCGAGGGCGAAGTGCTGTCCTGGCTGGCGAAAGGCAAAACCAATCGCGACATCGCCCAGATCCTGGGGCTCTCGCCGCGCACCGTGGACAAGCATCTCGAGCAGATCTATTCCAAGCTCGGCGTCGAGAACCGCACAGCGGCGGCAGCGATCGCGGTCAACGCAAACCGGCGCAACACCTAA